The following coding sequences are from one Rhodobiaceae bacterium window:
- the lepA gene encoding elongation factor 4, with the protein MTDLAHIRNFSIIAHIDHGKSTLADRLIQTCGGLTQREMKEQVLDSMDIERERGITIKAQTVRLDYKAADGITYELNLIDTPGHVDFAYEVNRSLAACEGSLLVVDASQGVEAQTLANVYTAIEVDHEIVPVLNKIDLPAAEPDRVRQQIEDVIGLDASDAVEISAKSGLGIDDVLETIVTKLPPPAGDRSAPLKAMLVDSWYDAYLGVVVLVRVVDGELKKGQRIKMMATGGVYPVDQVGIFRPKKENLPSLKAGEIGFFTASIKEVADTAVGDTITDERQPCETALGGFHPAQPVVFCGLFPVDAAQFEDLREAMGKLRLNDSSFEFEMETSAALGFGFRCGFLGLLHLEIVRERIEREFNIDLITTAPSVIYHLHMADGSMEEMHNPADMPDVMKIDHIEEPWIKATILVPDEYLGAVLKLCEDRRGSQIDLTYAGSRAMVVYSLPLNEVVIDFYDRLKSVTRGYASFDYQIESYQEDDLVKMSILVNEEPVDALATIVHRSRAEQRGRAMCEKLKELIPRHLFKVPIQAALGGRIVARETIAAMRKDVTAKCYGGDVSRKRKLLDKQKEGKKKMRQFGRVDIPQEAFIAALKMDEN; encoded by the coding sequence ATGACAGACCTCGCCCATATCCGTAATTTCTCCATCATCGCCCATATTGACCATGGCAAGTCGACCCTTGCAGATCGGTTGATCCAGACCTGTGGCGGTCTCACCCAACGTGAGATGAAGGAGCAGGTGCTCGACAGCATGGATATCGAGCGGGAGCGGGGCATTACGATCAAGGCCCAAACCGTCCGTCTGGACTACAAGGCGGCAGACGGGATCACCTACGAACTCAATCTGATCGACACGCCCGGCCATGTAGATTTTGCCTATGAGGTGAACCGGTCGCTGGCCGCTTGTGAAGGGTCGCTCTTGGTCGTTGATGCGAGCCAGGGTGTGGAAGCGCAGACACTTGCCAATGTCTATACGGCCATTGAAGTCGACCACGAGATCGTGCCCGTTCTGAACAAGATTGATTTGCCTGCCGCTGAACCCGACCGGGTGCGCCAACAGATCGAAGACGTGATCGGCTTGGATGCCAGTGACGCTGTTGAGATCTCTGCAAAGTCGGGCCTTGGCATTGACGATGTTCTCGAAACCATCGTGACCAAGCTGCCGCCGCCGGCAGGAGACAGATCAGCGCCTTTGAAGGCAATGCTGGTCGATAGTTGGTATGACGCCTATCTGGGCGTTGTGGTGCTTGTGCGGGTCGTAGACGGTGAACTCAAAAAGGGCCAGCGTATCAAGATGATGGCCACAGGCGGCGTGTACCCTGTGGACCAGGTTGGCATCTTCCGGCCAAAGAAAGAAAACCTGCCATCGTTGAAAGCCGGTGAGATTGGCTTCTTTACGGCCTCCATCAAAGAGGTGGCCGACACCGCTGTTGGCGATACCATCACGGATGAAAGACAGCCTTGCGAGACCGCACTTGGCGGCTTCCACCCGGCACAGCCGGTTGTTTTTTGTGGGCTCTTCCCGGTAGACGCAGCTCAGTTTGAAGATCTGCGTGAGGCGATGGGGAAGCTTCGGCTGAACGATTCCAGTTTTGAATTTGAGATGGAAACCAGTGCAGCGCTTGGTTTCGGCTTCCGCTGTGGCTTTCTGGGACTCCTCCATCTGGAAATTGTGCGCGAGCGGATCGAGCGCGAATTCAACATTGATCTCATCACCACAGCGCCAAGCGTGATCTATCATCTTCATATGGCCGATGGGTCGATGGAAGAAATGCACAATCCGGCTGATATGCCTGATGTCATGAAGATCGACCACATTGAAGAGCCATGGATCAAAGCAACAATCCTGGTCCCAGATGAGTATCTAGGCGCAGTGCTGAAACTCTGCGAGGACCGTCGCGGGTCTCAGATTGATCTGACCTATGCCGGTTCGCGGGCCATGGTCGTCTATAGTCTGCCGCTCAACGAAGTAGTCATCGATTTCTACGACCGCCTGAAGTCTGTGACGCGCGGATATGCAAGCTTCGACTACCAGATTGAAAGTTATCAAGAGGACGACCTCGTCAAAATGTCGATCCTGGTAAATGAAGAACCGGTTGACGCGTTAGCCACCATTGTTCATCGCTCCCGGGCAGAACAACGCGGCCGGGCCATGTGTGAAAAGCTCAAGGAGTTGATCCCGCGCCATCTCTTCAAGGTGCCGATCCAGGCAGCACTTGGCGGGCGCATTGTGGCACGCGAGACGATTGCCGCGATGCGGAAAGACGTGACGGCGAAATGTTACGGCGGTGATGTCAGCCGGAAACGCAAGCTTCTGGACAAACAGAAAGAGGGTAAGAAAAAGATGCGCCAGTTCGGACGCGTCGATATCCCTCAGGAAGCCTTCATCGCCGCGCTCAAGATGGACGAGAACTGA
- a CDS encoding DNA-binding transcriptional repressor AcrR, giving the protein MSAKPQELSKTDWIAAAFRALVAGGPSAINVEPLAKSLGVTKGSFYWHFRDRAALHTAMLDHWEKIATDHIIDDVEAHGGSGRTKLERLIGHAVSAAPDAYGGAQAEGVLRGWAASYDPAGAILARVDKRRRAYLAQLFQEAGLDKAGARHAADIAYLASIGAQNTRATGGKMDRPSTWSYLLDQLLKKN; this is encoded by the coding sequence ATGAGTGCAAAACCTCAAGAACTGAGTAAAACAGATTGGATCGCTGCAGCGTTTCGGGCACTGGTGGCGGGTGGCCCTTCTGCGATCAACGTTGAACCATTGGCCAAGAGCTTAGGCGTCACCAAAGGCAGCTTTTACTGGCATTTTAGGGACAGGGCAGCACTCCACACCGCGATGCTGGACCATTGGGAGAAGATCGCCACAGATCATATTATCGATGATGTGGAAGCTCATGGTGGATCAGGACGCACAAAGCTTGAGAGACTTATAGGGCATGCGGTTAGCGCTGCGCCGGACGCTTATGGGGGTGCACAAGCCGAAGGTGTGTTGCGCGGTTGGGCGGCGAGCTATGACCCGGCAGGAGCGATCCTTGCCCGTGTCGACAAAAGACGCCGGGCCTATCTTGCGCAGCTCTTTCAAGAGGCAGGGCTGGACAAAGCTGGTGCCCGTCATGCCGCCGACATTGCCTATCTCGCCAGCATCGGGGCCCAGAACACGCGAGCAACCGGCGGCAAGATGGACCGGCCCAGCACGTGGTCCTACCTGCTGGACCAGCTCCTTAAGAAGAATTAG
- a CDS encoding TadE-like protein has product MTYKGTRTGLLRKWRNLPASQSYRHDEGGSVAVEMGLVAFPFFALLFALIETTLIFFASVAMEGAMEDAARMVRTGIAHNDGMNAAEFKTEICTKSPLFFNCDQKLVVDVRTFDEFGAVNADSPIDENGNLSNNFQYNIGGAGDVVLVRAFYVWDVLTPIGIGLENMSGGNRLIASSSVFRNEPFGEILAGGV; this is encoded by the coding sequence GTGACGTACAAGGGCACAAGAACGGGACTTCTGAGGAAATGGCGAAATTTGCCAGCCTCTCAGTCCTATAGGCATGATGAAGGCGGCAGCGTGGCAGTCGAAATGGGCCTTGTCGCATTCCCCTTCTTTGCACTCCTTTTCGCGCTGATTGAGACAACACTCATCTTCTTTGCCTCTGTGGCCATGGAGGGGGCAATGGAAGATGCTGCTCGCATGGTGCGGACTGGCATTGCACATAATGACGGAATGAATGCTGCAGAATTCAAAACCGAGATCTGCACCAAGAGTCCTCTCTTCTTTAACTGCGACCAGAAGCTTGTTGTCGACGTGCGGACCTTCGACGAGTTCGGCGCCGTCAATGCCGACAGCCCGATCGATGAGAATGGGAATCTGTCAAATAATTTCCAATATAATATCGGTGGCGCTGGTGATGTGGTGCTGGTTCGGGCGTTCTACGTCTGGGACGTGTTAACGCCCATCGGAATTGGGCTTGAAAACATGTCGGGCGGCAATCGCCTGATTGCGTCCAGTTCAGTATTCCGCAACGAGCCTTTTGGTGAAATTCTGGCGGGAGGCGTGTGA
- a CDS encoding cyclic nucleotide-gated potassium channel → MQTSSSANGNWLRRVVDRQLTIDSWDKPGLSPTNWILVVLIFSSVVLFTLETEPALAGAWAEALNSANLIILCVFGIEFLLRLWAAGETQGISGVTERARYAGRFWLTVDFLAFAPELLIVALMSAGIEIPFSVEGLKAVRLMRLVKLARFVPAAQMLVDVIESVWRQLLISFFLSITSVYFAAVAIYYAEGAANPEYFGSISRSLWWAVVTLTTVGYGDAYPVTGLGQILAGVIALIGIGIIALPSGIIAGAFMERLEFDRRAK, encoded by the coding sequence ATGCAGACATCATCATCAGCGAACGGCAACTGGCTCAGGCGGGTGGTCGACCGCCAGCTTACTATCGACTCGTGGGACAAGCCCGGCTTGTCGCCGACAAACTGGATCCTGGTTGTCCTGATTTTCTCCAGCGTGGTGTTGTTCACTTTGGAAACGGAGCCAGCGCTTGCAGGTGCATGGGCCGAGGCGCTCAATTCAGCCAACCTGATTATCCTCTGTGTCTTTGGCATTGAGTTTCTATTGCGCCTGTGGGCGGCAGGGGAGACGCAGGGGATCAGCGGCGTTACTGAGCGGGCGCGTTATGCAGGCCGTTTCTGGCTGACCGTTGATTTCCTCGCTTTTGCGCCGGAGCTCTTGATTGTCGCACTCATGTCAGCGGGCATAGAAATCCCTTTCTCCGTTGAAGGGTTGAAGGCTGTCCGGCTGATGCGGTTGGTGAAGCTTGCCCGTTTTGTGCCGGCTGCGCAGATGTTGGTAGATGTGATCGAGTCCGTCTGGCGGCAATTGCTGATCAGCTTCTTCCTCTCAATCACATCGGTCTATTTCGCAGCTGTTGCCATTTATTATGCCGAAGGCGCGGCCAATCCAGAATATTTCGGCTCCATCAGCCGGTCTCTATGGTGGGCGGTCGTGACACTCACAACGGTGGGGTATGGCGACGCCTATCCAGTGACAGGACTAGGTCAAATACTTGCTGGGGTAATTGCCTTGATTGGGATTGGGATTATTGCCTTACCTTCGGGCATTATTGCAGGCGCGTTTATGGAGCGACTTGAGTTCGACCGCCGCGCGAAATGA
- a CDS encoding type IV leader peptidase family protein, whose amino-acid sequence MLQTTILTLFPALLIVAAISDLLTFRIPNWVSLALVGLFVVAVSFAGMSWAMIAGHVALGLALLFAGMAMFAMNLLGGGDAKLMAAIGLWVGWASLPVYLAWTAIIGGLLALSLLMFRRVPLAAAMQTRPWISRLHDRDAGIPYGIALAAGALFALPQTVWFALAVSGI is encoded by the coding sequence GTGTTGCAGACCACCATCCTCACCCTCTTTCCTGCGTTGCTCATTGTGGCCGCAATCAGTGACCTGCTGACCTTTCGGATTCCGAACTGGGTGTCGCTCGCTTTGGTGGGCCTTTTTGTTGTGGCGGTATCCTTCGCTGGGATGAGCTGGGCGATGATCGCTGGTCACGTCGCACTGGGATTGGCGCTGTTGTTTGCTGGAATGGCAATGTTCGCGATGAACCTTTTGGGTGGTGGTGACGCCAAACTCATGGCGGCAATCGGCCTATGGGTAGGATGGGCTTCATTGCCGGTCTACCTCGCTTGGACCGCGATCATTGGCGGCCTCCTCGCGCTCTCATTGCTCATGTTTCGTCGAGTGCCATTGGCAGCGGCGATGCAGACAAGACCCTGGATTTCGCGACTGCACGACAGAGACGCAGGCATCCCTTACGGGATAGCCCTTGCTGCCGGTGCCCTCTTTGCCTTGCCGCAAACAGTCTGGTTCGCGCTGGCAGTGTCTGGCATCTGA
- a CDS encoding TadE-like protein: MALFFSKTSLLVRTLFKRNEGTSSVEFALLLPLMLSIYFGAVEFSNALLADRKLNKTGSAVADLVAQAVVIDDNLMDDIFDASTTIMEPFGSTTLTVVVASVVADENSVTTVDWSDALNGSAFAPGSPYVLPPGLATAGSSVIVAEATYTYTSPIGQYLTGGITFTNQYFLRPRRTSAVGRTS; this comes from the coding sequence ATGGCCCTTTTCTTCTCCAAGACGAGCTTGCTTGTGCGGACCTTGTTCAAAAGAAATGAGGGCACGTCATCGGTCGAGTTTGCGCTCCTATTGCCGCTGATGCTCTCCATTTACTTCGGCGCGGTCGAATTCAGCAATGCGCTGCTCGCTGACCGCAAGCTCAACAAAACAGGAAGCGCTGTCGCCGATCTGGTCGCGCAGGCGGTCGTGATCGACGATAACCTGATGGATGACATATTCGACGCCAGTACGACCATCATGGAACCGTTTGGCTCAACCACGCTGACGGTGGTGGTTGCCAGCGTCGTTGCTGATGAGAACAGCGTTACGACGGTTGACTGGAGCGACGCTCTGAACGGGAGCGCTTTTGCGCCGGGCTCGCCCTATGTATTGCCCCCTGGCCTCGCCACGGCAGGCTCCAGCGTTATCGTTGCTGAGGCCACATACACTTACACATCTCCCATCGGGCAATATCTGACGGGCGGCATTACGTTCACCAACCAGTACTTTTTGCGTCCGCGCCGGACGTCTGCGGTGGGCCGTACAAGCTGA
- a CDS encoding hypothetical protein (stringent starvation protein A homolog): MMKLYSGPLSMFGAKAEIACHEKGVDFDREFVPFSLRELYAPKHEVVKRVNPKEQVPVLVDGDLEIFDSTQIFEYLEDVQPEPPLWPKDNKQRARARLAELTSDEVFFPNIVSLMPAGAQRVGPEGVAAARVAIQAFYAKAESGLIGDYLVGDYTYADIAFYMASYFGGFLGEPIPEACPRLIEWHHRVGARPAVRRVVDPMTAFLNSHGIEAA, encoded by the coding sequence ATGATGAAACTCTATTCTGGTCCGCTCAGCATGTTTGGGGCGAAAGCCGAGATCGCTTGCCATGAAAAAGGCGTCGACTTTGATCGCGAGTTTGTCCCTTTCTCTCTTCGCGAACTTTACGCGCCCAAACATGAAGTCGTGAAACGGGTCAACCCGAAGGAACAGGTGCCGGTCCTTGTTGATGGCGACCTGGAAATATTCGATTCAACGCAAATTTTCGAATATCTGGAGGATGTGCAGCCCGAACCGCCTCTCTGGCCTAAGGATAACAAACAAAGGGCGAGAGCACGCCTGGCAGAACTGACATCGGATGAAGTCTTTTTCCCAAATATTGTCTCTCTCATGCCAGCTGGTGCGCAGCGCGTTGGCCCTGAGGGCGTTGCCGCAGCGCGTGTCGCGATACAGGCGTTCTACGCCAAAGCAGAGAGCGGGCTGATTGGGGACTATCTGGTAGGTGACTACACCTATGCCGATATTGCCTTCTATATGGCATCCTATTTTGGCGGATTCTTGGGTGAACCCATCCCGGAAGCATGCCCCCGCCTTATTGAGTGGCATCATCGAGTAGGAGCACGGCCCGCCGTTCGAAGGGTGGTCGACCCCATGACAGCCTTCCTGAACTCTCATGGGATTGAGGCTGCCTAA
- the crt gene encoding short-chain-enoyl-CoA hydratase has translation MELKTIKVERERQIATVFLSRPHRRNAWTGRMHTEYRHVLTELDQDKAVRVIIVTGDPEGKAFCAGADTAALEGHSEKGRYDSGTTDDIARPGYGVQEEFDATFAYHFGLTKPVIAAINGAAAGIGVVLAAFADLRFAVNGAKFTTAHGRFNFPAEFGLSWVLPRIVGLTHANDLLLSSRVFLAEEAMEMGFLNKCLEPDALMPAVYEYARMLTQSAPGSLRETKWQIYSDQHRSAGAAVEEAERLLEAMAQHPDYKEGIKAWMEKRPAKWSA, from the coding sequence ATGGAACTCAAAACGATCAAGGTTGAGCGTGAACGCCAGATCGCCACTGTCTTTTTGTCCAGACCCCATCGACGCAATGCCTGGACCGGGCGGATGCATACAGAATACCGCCATGTCCTGACCGAACTTGATCAAGACAAAGCTGTGCGGGTGATCATTGTGACCGGCGACCCAGAGGGCAAAGCGTTTTGCGCGGGAGCAGACACGGCTGCACTGGAAGGACATTCGGAGAAAGGCCGTTATGACAGCGGTACCACCGATGATATCGCGAGGCCTGGCTACGGTGTCCAGGAAGAATTCGATGCGACCTTTGCCTATCATTTTGGTCTCACTAAACCGGTGATTGCCGCCATCAATGGCGCTGCAGCTGGAATTGGCGTTGTATTGGCCGCCTTTGCCGACCTGCGTTTTGCGGTGAATGGGGCTAAATTCACGACCGCCCACGGTCGCTTCAACTTCCCCGCCGAATTCGGCCTCTCCTGGGTATTGCCCCGGATTGTCGGGCTCACTCATGCCAATGATCTGCTTCTGTCTTCGAGAGTCTTTTTGGCTGAAGAAGCAATGGAGATGGGCTTTTTGAACAAATGCCTGGAGCCAGACGCGCTGATGCCTGCGGTGTATGAATATGCCCGGATGCTGACCCAGTCGGCTCCTGGCTCGCTGAGGGAGACCAAATGGCAGATCTATTCCGACCAGCACAGGAGCGCTGGCGCTGCAGTAGAGGAGGCTGAGCGCCTTCTGGAGGCCATGGCGCAACACCCTGACTACAAAGAAGGCATTAAGGCCTGGATGGAGAAGCGCCCGGCCAAATGGTCTGCTTAG
- a CDS encoding Flp pilus assembly protein RcpC/CpaB — MNAMRIGILALALVAAGLAAFLARSLVSTETPQVVVPQVIEQPMAEVLVAAADIPLGQRVGKGDLVWQPWPEDAVSGSFVTQDVQPNALDVFGGAIARSPILAGEPITSGKLVSFENAGFMSALLSPGMRAVSTRISPETGAGGFILPNDRVDVIVTMRLRSSGEDGGSDGGYRSETILRNVRVLAIDQTFKEVEGEQVVVGKTATLEMLPSQAEGFALAVAQGELSLALRPLADSARTDQVPTSVSGQQSGRSSAGQGASVRILRYGVETTQATIAGRGQ; from the coding sequence GTGAACGCGATGAGAATTGGAATTTTGGCATTGGCATTGGTTGCTGCGGGGCTCGCGGCATTCCTCGCACGATCACTCGTGTCCACCGAGACGCCGCAGGTCGTTGTGCCACAAGTTATTGAGCAGCCGATGGCGGAAGTGCTCGTCGCCGCTGCTGACATTCCACTGGGTCAGCGCGTTGGGAAGGGCGACCTCGTTTGGCAGCCCTGGCCAGAAGATGCGGTATCAGGTTCGTTTGTGACGCAGGATGTGCAGCCGAACGCCTTGGATGTTTTTGGCGGTGCCATCGCGCGCAGTCCAATTCTTGCCGGGGAACCTATTACCTCTGGGAAATTGGTCAGTTTTGAAAATGCCGGCTTCATGTCGGCACTTCTGTCTCCTGGCATGCGAGCTGTTTCAACCAGAATATCGCCAGAGACGGGCGCTGGCGGTTTTATCCTGCCTAACGACAGGGTTGATGTGATCGTGACCATGCGTCTTCGCTCAAGTGGGGAAGACGGTGGCAGTGATGGTGGCTATCGCAGCGAGACCATTCTCCGCAATGTGCGTGTCTTGGCCATTGACCAAACGTTCAAAGAAGTAGAGGGCGAACAAGTCGTTGTGGGTAAGACCGCCACGCTGGAAATGTTGCCGTCGCAGGCTGAAGGCTTTGCTCTTGCGGTGGCCCAAGGAGAGCTCTCCCTGGCATTGCGGCCCTTGGCCGACAGCGCACGGACCGACCAGGTGCCAACAAGTGTTTCCGGCCAGCAGTCAGGGCGCAGCAGTGCGGGCCAGGGAGCTTCCGTTCGTATTCTGCGCTATGGCGTTGAAACAACCCAAGCAACAATAGCAGGGAGAGGGCAATGA
- a CDS encoding Flp/Fap pilin component: MTNFMKRFMDNESGATAIEYGLIAAGISVAIVGVVGTIGGDVLAIFNAIDTALVAPTAG; this comes from the coding sequence ATGACTAATTTTATGAAGCGTTTCATGGACAATGAGTCCGGTGCGACTGCCATTGAATATGGTTTGATCGCTGCGGGTATCTCAGTCGCGATCGTTGGTGTTGTTGGCACAATCGGTGGCGATGTATTGGCGATCTTTAATGCCATCGATACTGCACTTGTTGCACCGACAGCAGGCTAA
- a CDS encoding hypothetical protein (pilus formation protein N terminal region) has protein sequence MTHVSKRPFRALAYAAALSGGLVALPAWAADLRVEVNHSHLHTLKQAASTLIVGNPAIADVSISNNNTLVVFGKTYGMTNLIALDATGRQVANLDVRVTESGGTNMVVNRGASQMSYSCAPRCVRVIDTADEPTLTDSLVATTKSVTGYADAAASGDTE, from the coding sequence ATGACGCACGTTTCAAAGCGGCCATTTCGCGCTCTTGCCTATGCCGCCGCACTGTCCGGGGGCTTAGTAGCACTCCCAGCTTGGGCAGCAGACCTCAGAGTCGAAGTCAATCATTCGCATTTACACACGCTCAAACAAGCTGCATCGACCCTCATTGTCGGCAATCCGGCTATCGCAGACGTCTCTATCAGCAACAACAACACGCTTGTTGTGTTTGGCAAGACCTATGGCATGACCAACCTTATCGCGCTTGATGCGACCGGTCGGCAGGTTGCCAATCTTGATGTCCGGGTAACCGAGTCAGGCGGCACGAACATGGTGGTCAATCGAGGCGCGAGCCAAATGTCCTACTCATGTGCGCCTCGATGCGTTCGGGTTATAGACACGGCTGATGAGCCAACGCTGACAGATTCATTGGTCGCCACGACCAAAAGTGTCACTGGCTATGCTGATGCGGCGGCATCTGGAGACACTGAATAA
- a CDS encoding putative Flp pilus-assembly TadE/G-like protein, which translates to MDQIGNRMALAAFKFLATIGEFRRNRQGNVAIIFAVALMPIMAAAGIGVDLSRAYLVKAHLTQALDAAGLAVAGSPGASEEYLETLAQDFFNANYPTTAMGVPGELHLNLGDNVVTLSATATLPTSLLGIFGVDEMDVGSEIEVTRENKALEIVMVLDNTGSMGSSGKLDAMKEAATSLVNILFGDNPDLDKIHIGLVPFAAGVNVGTDFPTSALDMTGASSIHKENFKFSAQPTVDNLWDLYDEIDDRSWSGCVQTRPEPLDELDTPPVSGDSLWVPWFAPDERSSGYYNNYLSDADSSQGNGKEQKDLSKYMSSHLGSTSRGPNYGCTMRPLTPLTNDKDLLLSDINAMNASGVTHIPVGLAWGWRVISPEEPFSEGREYNDLDVDKAVILLTDGSNVLGTASNHNRSRYTAYGYVRRGRLGTTNSGAAEARLDPKTADICENIKDEGVRLYTITFKVSDTETQALMEGCATSPALYFDSPSNEELQTVFQAIARDLSNLRLSR; encoded by the coding sequence ATGGATCAGATTGGCAATAGAATGGCGCTGGCTGCGTTTAAATTCCTCGCGACAATTGGCGAGTTTCGGCGCAACAGGCAAGGCAATGTAGCGATCATTTTTGCGGTGGCACTCATGCCGATTATGGCCGCCGCCGGAATTGGCGTCGACCTGTCGCGTGCCTACCTCGTAAAGGCGCATCTGACACAGGCTCTGGATGCAGCGGGACTCGCGGTAGCAGGGTCGCCTGGTGCTTCAGAGGAATATCTGGAAACACTGGCACAGGATTTCTTCAATGCGAACTACCCGACAACGGCGATGGGTGTTCCAGGCGAACTTCATCTGAACCTTGGGGACAATGTGGTCACCTTGTCTGCGACGGCAACTCTTCCAACATCGCTCCTGGGTATTTTCGGTGTCGATGAAATGGATGTCGGCAGCGAGATTGAAGTCACCAGAGAGAACAAGGCGCTGGAGATCGTCATGGTGCTGGATAACACCGGCTCCATGGGATCGAGCGGCAAACTTGATGCGATGAAAGAGGCTGCGACATCTCTTGTGAATATTCTGTTCGGGGATAACCCGGACCTGGATAAGATTCACATTGGCCTGGTTCCCTTTGCTGCCGGCGTAAACGTGGGAACGGACTTCCCGACATCGGCTCTCGATATGACGGGAGCATCAAGCATTCACAAAGAGAATTTCAAATTCAGTGCGCAGCCCACGGTTGATAATCTGTGGGACCTCTATGACGAGATTGATGATCGTTCTTGGAGTGGGTGCGTGCAAACGCGTCCCGAGCCACTGGACGAACTGGATACGCCGCCAGTATCAGGCGACAGCCTGTGGGTTCCCTGGTTTGCTCCAGATGAGAGAAGCAGCGGCTATTACAACAACTATCTGTCAGATGCCGATAGTTCTCAGGGAAATGGCAAAGAACAGAAAGATCTCTCAAAATACATGAGCTCACATCTTGGCTCCACCAGCCGAGGTCCGAATTATGGATGCACAATGCGTCCCCTGACACCCCTGACCAATGATAAGGATCTCTTGCTCAGCGATATCAACGCAATGAACGCGAGTGGGGTGACCCATATTCCTGTCGGTCTTGCCTGGGGGTGGCGTGTTATTTCGCCAGAAGAACCTTTTAGCGAGGGGCGGGAATATAATGATCTAGATGTGGACAAGGCGGTAATATTGCTTACGGACGGATCAAATGTTCTTGGCACTGCGAGTAACCACAACAGGTCCAGATATACAGCTTATGGGTATGTTCGCAGGGGCCGTTTAGGCACAACGAACTCAGGTGCCGCGGAAGCCCGTCTTGATCCCAAAACGGCTGATATTTGTGAGAACATCAAAGATGAAGGTGTTCGGCTGTACACGATCACGTTCAAGGTCTCCGACACCGAAACGCAAGCGTTGATGGAAGGGTGTGCAACCAGTCCTGCATTGTATTTTGACTCACCAAGCAATGAAGAACTGCAAACCGTCTTTCAAGCCATTGCGCGAGACTTATCGAACCTGCGCTTGAGCAGATAG